The sequence GCCGATGATGCCCGCGCGAATGGTTTTCGTCTGGATTTTCTGCTCTAACGTCTGGTTCAAGGCTGTTTTCTCCATGGGTATCTTCCTTCGCTTGAAATAAATTTTGATAATCCGATTGCGCTTGTCAGCACTATACCCCTTTGCCCGACAAATGTTAGCGGGGATTTGCCCACAAAATGGTCAGGCAAAAATTGACACGCGAAAGGATTCATCGTACGACCGTCAACGGTTTCCCCTACCTGCGCCATTATTCGACCGTTACACTTTTGGCCAAGTTACGCGGCTGATCGACATCGGTTCCGCGCAGCACGGCCACATAATAAGCCAGGTACTGGAGCGGCAGCGCCACCAGCAAAGGCGACAAGATTTCGCTGCACGCGGGAATCTCGATGACGTCGTCTGAAATCTGAGCAAGCTTGGTATCGCCGGGATTCGCGATGGCGATGACGCGGCCCTTCCGGGCCTTGACTTCCTGGATGTTGGAAAACATTTTTTCGTACACCGGCGAATGCGGCGCGATGCACACGACCGGCATGTCCTGGTCGATGAGGGCGATGGGCCCATGCTTCATTTCGCCCGCCGGATGGCCGGTAGCATGGATGTAAGCGATTTCCTTGATCTTCAACGCGCCTTCGTGCGCGTTCGGATAATTGATGCCCCGGCCCAGGAACAGAAAATCACGGGCGCGGAAATATTTCTCGGCAATCTTACGGATTTTTTCCTTGCCTGCGATGATCGCGCTCATCTTGGCCGGGATGCCCTGGAAGTCATGGACCAGCTCTTCATACACGTGGCTGGAAAGCGTTTCGCGGATCTGGCCCCAATAAAGGCTGAGCGCGACGAGCACGCCGAGCTGCGCCGTGTAAGCCTTGGTCGACGCCACGCCGATTTCCGGCCCGGCCTGCGTGTAAATCACGCCGTCGGATTCGCGGGCGATGGTGCTGCCGAGCACGTTGCAGATCGAAATCGTCTTGTAGCCCATATCCCTGCCCTTGCGCAAGCCCATGAGCGTGTCCACGGTTTCTCCGGACTGCGTGATGGAAAGGACGAGCGTGTTCTTCAAAGGAACGAGCGTGCGGTAGCGCAGCTCCGACGAAACATCCACTTCGGTCGGGATGCCGGCCAGTTTTTCAAAAAGGAATTTGGCGGTGAGCGCCGCGTGCCAGGACGTGCCGCAGGCCTGGATGATGACGCGTTCGGTCTTGCGCAGGGTTTCTTCGTCGAAGCGGAGCACGTCGAAAACGCGTTTCTCGGCGATTTTGCCGACGCGCTTGCGGACGAGCGCATCGAGGACCTTGGGCTGTTCCTCGATTTCCTTCAGCATGAAATGTTCGAAGCCTTCCTTGCTGACGTCTTTCGCATCCCATTCGATCTTCGTCACCAGGTTGGGGACGTCCTCGCCGTTCACGTTCGTCACCCGGACGTTGTCGCGCGAAATAACGGCCATCTGGTAATCCTCGAGGAAAATGACGTTGCGCGTGTAATCCAGGAGCGCGGGAGCATCCGAGGCCACGAGATTACGGCCTTCGCCCACGCCCACGACGAGCGGGCTTCCGTTGCGGGCCGCGATGAACTTGTCCGGTTCGCGCGTGCTCATGACGCAGAAGGCGTAGCAGCCTTCGATCTGCTTCAGCGCGCGCCGCACCGATTCCTCGAGCGGCATTTTTTCCTTGAGATGGTAGTTTTCCACGAGGTGGCAAAGCACTTCCGTGTCCGTGTCGGACTGGAAGACGTGGCCTTGGGCGATGAGAAGGTCTTTGAGCGCGGCATGGTTTTCGACGATGCCGTTGTGGACGACCGCGATGGAACCCGTGCAATCCGAATGCGGATGCGCGTTGGCCTGCGAAGGCTCGCCGTGCGTGGCCCAGCGCGTGTGGCCGATGCCCATGCGTCCCTCAACGGGATTGGCCAGGACCACTTCGCTCAGGTTGCGGAGCTTGCCCGCCTGCTTGTGGATGGAGATTTTATCTTCTTCGAGCGTCGCGATGCCCGCCGAGTCGTAGCCCCGGTATTCAAGGCGCGACAGCCCTTTCAATAAAACGTTGCCGACTTTTCCGTCACCAATATAACCAACGATGCCGCACATGGATGAAAGCCCCTCTTGAGATCGTATTTTCGGCCGCAGTCCGTTAAACTAAAACGGTACGCCGCCGGGACTTGCCGGAACTTTTCTTCTTCGACTTCTTCTGGTCCAGGAGGCCGGAGTCGAGGAACCAAGCGACCGTCTTTTCGAGGCCTTCCTTGAAACGCGTCTGGACCTTAAAATTCAGGATCTTTTTCGCCTTCGAGATATCCGCGAAGGTGCGCCTGACGTCGCCGGCGCGCTTGGGCTTCATCACGGGCTTGATGTGTTCCTTGCCAAGAATACGCTGCAGTTCCGTGTACATGTCGAGGATCGAATATTCTTCGTGGCAGGCGATGTTGATGACTTCCCCGCTGGCCTTGGGCGTCTTCATGGCCAGGATGTTGCCCACAACGACGTTGTCGACGTACGAAAAGTCGCGCGACTGCTTGCCGTCCCAGTGCATTTCCGGGGCCTTATCATTGAGAAGCGCCTGGATGAAAATCGGAATGACCGCCGAATACTTGGATTCGGGATTCTGGCGCGGGCCGAACACGTTGAAATAGCGCAGTGCGACGGTTTCGAGGCCGTAAAGCTTGGTGAAAATCTTGCAGTAGTATTCGCCCATGATCTTGGAAGCGGCATACGGCGAGCAGGGTCCGGGAAGGTCGGTTTCCTTTAATACGGGCTGCTTGGTTTCGCCGTAAACGGACGAAGAAGACGAGAAGACAAGGCGCTTTACGCCGGCATCGCGGGCCGCAACAAGAAGGTTCAGCGTGCCGCCGACGTTGATGTGATCGGTTTCGATCGGATTATCCACGGAACGCAGCACGGCGCGCGCCGCGGCGAAGTGGAAA comes from Verrucomicrobiia bacterium and encodes:
- the glmS gene encoding glutamine--fructose-6-phosphate transaminase (isomerizing); this translates as MCGIVGYIGDGKVGNVLLKGLSRLEYRGYDSAGIATLEEDKISIHKQAGKLRNLSEVVLANPVEGRMGIGHTRWATHGEPSQANAHPHSDCTGSIAVVHNGIVENHAALKDLLIAQGHVFQSDTDTEVLCHLVENYHLKEKMPLEESVRRALKQIEGCYAFCVMSTREPDKFIAARNGSPLVVGVGEGRNLVASDAPALLDYTRNVIFLEDYQMAVISRDNVRVTNVNGEDVPNLVTKIEWDAKDVSKEGFEHFMLKEIEEQPKVLDALVRKRVGKIAEKRVFDVLRFDEETLRKTERVIIQACGTSWHAALTAKFLFEKLAGIPTEVDVSSELRYRTLVPLKNTLVLSITQSGETVDTLMGLRKGRDMGYKTISICNVLGSTIARESDGVIYTQAGPEIGVASTKAYTAQLGVLVALSLYWGQIRETLSSHVYEELVHDFQGIPAKMSAIIAGKEKIRKIAEKYFRARDFLFLGRGINYPNAHEGALKIKEIAYIHATGHPAGEMKHGPIALIDQDMPVVCIAPHSPVYEKMFSNIQEVKARKGRVIAIANPGDTKLAQISDDVIEIPACSEILSPLLVALPLQYLAYYVAVLRGTDVDQPRNLAKSVTVE
- a CDS encoding SDR family oxidoreductase, yielding MSKYLVTGGAGFIGSNLVDELVKQGNSVRILDNLSTGYKHNINPEAELVKGDLRNMAAVKKAVKGIDGVFHFAAARAVLRSVDNPIETDHINVGGTLNLLVAARDAGVKRLVFSSSSSVYGETKQPVLKETDLPGPCSPYAASKIMGEYYCKIFTKLYGLETVALRYFNVFGPRQNPESKYSAVIPIFIQALLNDKAPEMHWDGKQSRDFSYVDNVVVGNILAMKTPKASGEVINIACHEEYSILDMYTELQRILGKEHIKPVMKPKRAGDVRRTFADISKAKKILNFKVQTRFKEGLEKTVAWFLDSGLLDQKKSKKKSSGKSRRRTVLV